TTAGCGGGGATCGTCTACAACCTTTTTTCGGCGACACTATTTTCTGTCATACTCACTTCACTATACACTCCAGAAACAAGAGATAGCTTTTTGATTCTTCTCATATTGTCATTAGTACAAATCAATGTCATCCTTGCTGTATTAAATCTTTTGCCGATTCCGGGATTTGACGGTGCTCATTTTGTAGGCTATCTTGCCCTAAAATTCAAACTCTATAAAGTCGCTCAATTTTTCGCTAAAGCCGAACCTTATGGAATGATTGTTATTATCATCATTTTAATGACGCCGCTCAAAATACCTCTTATATTTTGGCCGACACAAATGCTATTGCAACTACTACTAAGTTAAGGAAAAAAATGAAATTTTACGTCGCAACCGATCATGCCGGAATCGATATGAAAAACTTTACTGTTGAGCTTTTACGCTCTAAAGGACACGAAGTCATTGATTTAGGACCGTTTGATAAAGAGCGGGTTGATTATCCCGATTATGCCGTAAAAGTGTGTGAAAATGTCCTCGCCGATAGCGTATCTCACGGTATTTTGATCTGTGGATCAGGAATCGGTATGTCAATGGCAGCTAACCGTCATCACGGTATCCGTGCTGCACTCTGCCACGATGCTTATACGGCTACGGTAGCTCGCGGACACAATGATGCCAATGTGTTATGTTTCGGAGAGCGTATCGTGGGTCAAGGGGTAGCTGAATCGATTGTAGATGCATGGATAGCAGGAAAGTTTGAAGGTGGTCGTCATTGCGGCCGTGTCGATAAAATCGAAGCTATAAAAGGGTAAATAATGTTTCTAGAGTGGTCACTTCTTACGATTGTTA
Above is a window of Sulfuricurvum sp. DNA encoding:
- a CDS encoding site-2 protease family protein; translation: MNLTDFSPIIASILALLIAIIGHEIMHGWVAYKYGDSTAKSMGRLSLNPLVHIDPFGSILVPLMTYFIPVLLGASSGFLFGWAKPVPVNMQTVLRNGGYNAAIQVSLAGIVYNLFSATLFSVILTSLYTPETRDSFLILLILSLVQINVILAVLNLLPIPGFDGAHFVGYLALKFKLYKVAQFFAKAEPYGMIVIIIILMTPLKIPLIFWPTQMLLQLLLS
- the rpiB gene encoding ribose 5-phosphate isomerase B: MKFYVATDHAGIDMKNFTVELLRSKGHEVIDLGPFDKERVDYPDYAVKVCENVLADSVSHGILICGSGIGMSMAANRHHGIRAALCHDAYTATVARGHNDANVLCFGERIVGQGVAESIVDAWIAGKFEGGRHCGRVDKIEAIKG